CGCTGGATGTACGGTGAATTGTATGTGGCAGGTCGTCTCCTCCTCTTCTTTGCTACCGTAAACCTTGCTAGACGTGAATCGCACGCGACCATCAGTATTCGGGTGCCCGGCTTCCCAGGAATATGACGCGCCTGTAATCTCAAATTCCCCCGATTGGGTATTCGGTGCAACTTGGCAGTAGCCGACCACCTGGGACTTGCCACTAGGGTTGGAAGTTGCGGGCAGGATGAAGCTGTACAAGAACGTGGTAGGGTAACAGCCGATGTTCAGATTTTTGTAGAAATTGATCAGCAACACGCAGAGGAGGGTAATTGCAACTGTCTCAGCAAGAAACCACAGCCCATGTGCCACAACCTCACTATAGGCCGTCAACGTGCCTGGAGGCTCCATATGCAGAACCTTATGGTCGACGACAAAATCTCCGAGCAGCCCTGTTATCGCTACAAGAATGCTTGCAATGAGGATCACTCTCCATTCCGCCTTACCCATCTGCGACCAGGTTGGTCTAGTCGCGCGATACACGTTCCTCATTGCTTAGCCTCAGATTCGTCATTCGTAGTGCAGAGTTCATCCTCACACTTAGCGCACGGGTAGATGGGTGAATCTAGTGACGGCTCAAACACATTTCGTAGCTTTCCACTGTCGTTGAGGCACAGCCGCAGAATGTACGGCGCGGCAGTTGTTGCCCACTCACTCGCCGTGGGATAGGTGGACATATCGGTTCCACTGACGCCACCCAAATACTGTTGCAACATTCCCGTCCTCACAACACCGGGGTTCAGGCCCACAGCCGATATCCCTTGAGGCCTTAGCTCTTCCGAGAGCACGTGGGTAAGTGCCACAACGGCCCACTTGCTCGCGCAGTAGGGTGCCATGTGCGCCTCGAACTGGGTTCCCCACCGAGAAATGAAATTGACGATGATCCCGCTCCTGCGGGCCATCATTGATGGAACGAAATGCCGTGTGACGTTAGCGACACCTTTGACGTTGATATCGATCTCTTCCGAGAATTCCTGACTGTCGACTTCCCATAGCGGTGCCTTGAAATTGATGACAGCCGCGTTGTTGAGTACAAAGTCAGGCGCTCCATACTCTTTTACAAGACGCTCAGCCCAGGCTTGGACTTGAGCATCTGAAGCGACATCCACTGTCTGAAAATCCTGTTCTGGGTACATTCGGATGAGTTCTTCGATCCCAATCTTTGTCCGCGCACAGCCAAGAACCTTATGTCCCAGCCGGACAAATTCGTCCACCATGGCACGGCCAAGGCCGCGGGTAACGCCAGTGATGACAATCGTTGAGCGTTGAACTTCCATACTCATCGTTTCTTGGAATGGAGGTTTCAGTATTAGAAATCTGCTTCCACCCCCAACGGGCTGGCGGAGCTTAGCACATTTCGTGTTCTAGAACAACTTAGCCCTCGTTCATTTCTCATTGTGGAAAACAGGGAGGAGTGCAGTAAGAAAGTGTTGCATGGTCTTTTGGCGCCGGCTCAAACCAACCGGTTGATCAGAGTTATAAGGGGTACCTCTGTGCGATCCGTAATACGCCCGCAGGCGCGGCATAACTCGCTTGATACGGTACAATGAAGAGCGTAACAATCTTGTATCTTCGTCATAGGGGACGTAGTTCACCTGGTTAGAACGCTGCCTTCTAGCCGTCCCTAGTTTTCAATCAGTATAAGATGGCGGCAGGCGGGAGACTCCCTCTTTCCGAGTCGCTGGCGCGATCCGCTTCG
The nucleotide sequence above comes from Terriglobales bacterium. Encoded proteins:
- a CDS encoding SDR family oxidoreductase, with amino-acid sequence MSMEVQRSTIVITGVTRGLGRAMVDEFVRLGHKVLGCARTKIGIEELIRMYPEQDFQTVDVASDAQVQAWAERLVKEYGAPDFVLNNAAVINFKAPLWEVDSQEFSEEIDINVKGVANVTRHFVPSMMARRSGIIVNFISRWGTQFEAHMAPYCASKWAVVALTHVLSEELRPQGISAVGLNPGVVRTGMLQQYLGGVSGTDMSTYPTASEWATTAAPYILRLCLNDSGKLRNVFEPSLDSPIYPCAKCEDELCTTNDESEAKQ